Proteins encoded within one genomic window of Solibaculum mannosilyticum:
- a CDS encoding replication initiation factor domain-containing protein, whose amino-acid sequence MNDKKFIEELRQKREEYGVPQTRLAVACGISREYYNRIEKGKQPLNDELKEVIEKQIERFNPQEPLFLLIDYFRVRFPTTDALAIIRDVLQLKADYMLYEDFGKYGYESKYVLGDINIMCSMQEHLGVLLELKGRGCRQMESYLLAQERSWYDFMLDCLTAGGKMKRLDLAINDKAGILDIPKLKEKYKAGECISYFRKQKDYSGTEKCGNDLPKNTGETLYLGSTSSELYMCAYQKNYEQHVKNCIEVEDTEIKNRFEIRMKNERAYYAVVDLLTYRDAERTAFSIINHYVRFVDREDDKPKSQWKTNDDWAWFVGENREPIRLTTKPEPYTLQKALHWLQRQVAPTIKMVQALDKENHTTILKDMIEQAELKDKHKHLLQLEKSTIEERIDIAVPNSVDV is encoded by the coding sequence ATGAATGATAAAAAATTTATTGAAGAATTAAGACAAAAGCGTGAGGAATACGGAGTACCACAAACAAGGCTTGCCGTTGCTTGTGGTATCAGCCGTGAATATTACAACCGCATTGAAAAAGGAAAACAGCCATTGAATGATGAATTAAAAGAAGTCATAGAAAAACAGATTGAGCGTTTCAATCCACAAGAACCACTATTCCTGTTGATTGATTACTTTCGTGTCCGCTTTCCTACTACGGACGCATTGGCAATTATCCGTGATGTATTACAACTAAAAGCCGATTATATGCTTTATGAAGATTTTGGAAAATACGGATATGAAAGTAAATATGTTTTAGGCGACATCAATATCATGTGTTCCATGCAAGAGCATTTAGGTGTTTTATTGGAACTGAAAGGCAGAGGTTGTCGTCAAATGGAAAGTTATCTATTGGCACAAGAACGTTCATGGTATGATTTCATGCTTGATTGTTTAACGGCAGGTGGTAAGATGAAACGTCTTGATTTAGCAATCAATGATAAAGCAGGAATATTAGATATTCCAAAATTAAAGGAAAAATACAAGGCTGGCGAATGTATCTCCTACTTCCGTAAGCAGAAAGATTACAGCGGTACGGAAAAATGTGGTAACGATCTACCAAAGAACACAGGCGAAACCTTATATCTCGGTTCAACAAGCAGTGAATTATATATGTGTGCTTATCAGAAGAATTATGAGCAGCATGTCAAGAATTGCATAGAAGTTGAAGATACGGAGATTAAGAACCGTTTTGAAATACGCATGAAAAATGAACGAGCCTATTATGCAGTTGTAGATTTACTGACCTATCGGGACGCTGAACGCACCGCTTTCTCTATCATCAATCATTATGTCCGCTTTGTTGACAGAGAGGACGACAAGCCAAAAAGTCAATGGAAAACAAATGATGATTGGGCGTGGTTTGTAGGGGAAAACAGAGAACCGATACGATTAACTACAAAGCCAGAACCTTACACGTTGCAGAAAGCATTGCATTGGTTACAAAGACAGGTTGCACCAACGATAAAAATGGTACAGGCATTGGACAAAGAAAATCATACAACGATACTGAAAGATATGATTGAGCAGGCAGAACTCAAAGACAAGCATAAACATTTATTGCAGTTAGAAAAATCAACCATAGAAGAACGCATAGATATTGCTGTTCCAAATAGCGTTGATGTTTAA
- a CDS encoding recombinase family protein, with protein sequence MKQQIYNTALYLRLSRDDELQGESSSITTQRSMLRLYAKEHHLNVIDEYIDDGWSGTNFDRPSFQRMIEDIEVGKINCVVTKDLSRLGRNYIMTGQYTELYFPSHNVRYIAIDDGVDSEKGESEIAPFKNIINEWVARDTSRKVKSAFKTKFAEGAYYGAYAPLGYKKHPDIKGKLLVDEETKWIVEKIFSLAYQGYGSAKITKILREEKVPTASWLNFTRYGTFAHIFEGEPESKRYEWTIAHVKAILKSEVYIGNSVHNRQSTVSFKSKKKVRKPESEWFRVENTHEPIIDKEVFYRVQEQIKSRRRQTKEKATPIFAGLVKCADCGWSMRFATNKANKTPYSYYSCSFYGQFGKGYCSMHYIRYDVLYQAVLERLQYWAKAVQQDEEKVLNKIQKVGNAERIREKKKKANALRKAENRQNEIDRLFAKMYEDRACEKITERNFIMLSGKYQKEQIELEQQITNLREELSKMEQDMIGAEKWIELIKEYSVPKELTAPLLNAMIEKILIHEATTNEENERIQEIEIYYRFIGKVD encoded by the coding sequence ATGAAACAACAGATTTACAATACTGCACTTTATCTTAGGTTAAGCCGAGATGATGAATTACAGGGCGAAAGTTCCAGCATTACCACACAAAGAAGTATGTTGCGTCTATATGCAAAAGAACATCATTTGAATGTCATTGATGAATATATTGATGACGGCTGGTCGGGAACAAATTTTGACAGACCGAGTTTTCAAAGAATGATTGAGGATATAGAGGTAGGAAAAATCAACTGTGTTGTAACAAAAGACTTATCACGACTTGGCAGAAATTATATTATGACAGGACAATATACAGAATTGTATTTTCCCAGCCATAATGTCCGTTACATAGCGATTGATGACGGTGTAGACAGCGAAAAGGGCGAAAGTGAGATTGCACCATTTAAGAACATCATCAATGAATGGGTGGCAAGAGATACGAGCCGTAAAGTGAAATCAGCCTTTAAGACAAAATTTGCAGAGGGTGCGTATTATGGGGCTTATGCTCCGTTAGGATATAAGAAACACCCCGACATCAAAGGGAAACTGTTGGTTGATGAGGAAACAAAATGGATTGTTGAAAAAATCTTCTCTCTAGCCTATCAAGGTTACGGTAGTGCAAAAATCACAAAGATACTGCGAGAAGAAAAAGTCCCGACAGCGTCTTGGCTGAATTTTACAAGGTATGGTACTTTTGCACATATCTTTGAGGGAGAGCCCGAAAGCAAGCGTTATGAGTGGACGATCGCTCATGTTAAAGCAATATTAAAAAGTGAAGTCTATATAGGAAACAGCGTTCATAATCGACAATCAACCGTTTCTTTCAAAAGCAAGAAGAAAGTACGAAAACCCGAAAGTGAATGGTTTCGAGTAGAAAACACGCATGAACCGATTATTGACAAGGAAGTGTTCTATCGTGTGCAGGAACAGATAAAATCAAGGCGTAGACAGACAAAGGAAAAGGCAACGCCGATATTTGCAGGGCTTGTCAAGTGTGCGGATTGTGGCTGGTCTATGAGGTTTGCGACAAATAAGGCGAATAAAACACCGTATAGTTATTATTCTTGCAGTTTCTACGGACAGTTTGGCAAAGGCTATTGTTCTATGCACTATATTCGCTATGATGTGCTGTATCAAGCTGTATTGGAGCGATTGCAGTATTGGGCTAAGGCAGTACAGCAGGACGAAGAAAAGGTGTTGAACAAAATACAGAAAGTCGGCAATGCAGAGCGAATACGGGAAAAGAAGAAAAAGGCAAATGCCTTGAGGAAAGCCGAGAACCGACAAAATGAGATTGACCGTTTGTTTGCGAAAATGTATGAAGATAGAGCTTGTGAGAAGATAACAGAACGAAACTTCATTATGCTGTCGGGGAAATATCAAAAGGAACAGATAGAACTGGAACAGCAGATAACCAACCTAAGAGAAGAATTAAGTAAAATGGAACAGGATATGATAGGTGCTGAAAAGTGGATTGAGTTAATCAAGGAGTATTCCGTACCAAAGGAACTGACAGCACCGTTATTAAACGCAATGATAGAAAAAATCCTCATTCACGAAGCAACAACGAATGAGGAGAACGAAAGAATACAGGAAATAGAGATATACTACCGATTTATTGGAAAAGTAGACTGA
- a CDS encoding helix-turn-helix domain-containing protein produces MRRKGITTYSLIKDYSFSKGTLDSLKQNRNISTATLNDLCNILSCRVEDVLRHIPDKI; encoded by the coding sequence ATGCGTCGAAAAGGAATTACGACCTATTCTTTAATAAAGGATTATTCCTTCAGCAAGGGGACATTGGATTCTTTGAAACAAAACCGGAATATCTCAACCGCAACACTGAATGACCTTTGCAACATTCTTTCTTGCAGGGTAGAAGATGTTCTTCGCCACATTCCAGACAAAATATAA
- a CDS encoding winged helix-turn-helix domain-containing protein gives MGKLFILSVEEDDLETAEKIMAFIESTELVMCTDLSSAPLRYKALCIDAACRQVFWQGKFIELTPMEFDVFHLLARRPGRVFSKREIYEFAAPDSFDSSWTGISSIIYKLRHKLNADFIQTVYGKGYKFLPP, from the coding sequence GTGGGAAAACTGTTCATATTATCAGTCGAAGAAGATGATCTTGAAACCGCAGAGAAAATCATGGCCTTCATAGAGTCAACAGAACTGGTCATGTGTACGGATCTTTCCTCTGCCCCTCTGCGCTATAAGGCTTTATGTATCGACGCTGCGTGCCGTCAAGTGTTTTGGCAGGGCAAATTCATAGAGCTGACTCCTATGGAGTTCGATGTGTTTCATTTGCTTGCCCGGCGGCCCGGACGGGTATTTTCAAAAAGGGAGATCTATGAGTTCGCCGCCCCTGATTCGTTTGACAGCAGTTGGACGGGGATTTCCAGCATCATTTACAAGCTGCGCCATAAGCTGAACGCTGACTTTATCCAAACCGTGTATGGGAAGGGCTATAAATTCTTGCCACCGTAA
- a CDS encoding metal-dependent transcriptional regulator, whose amino-acid sequence MKQLHASGEDYLEAILVLKRKKGMVRSVDVARHLDVSKPSVCHAVATLKEGGFLTMDEDSFLHLTDVGREVAERTYEKHCFFIRLLVDAGVEPKTAEQDACRMEHAISDDSFQKIKSGLKDK is encoded by the coding sequence ATGAAACAATTACACGCATCTGGCGAAGATTATCTGGAAGCAATCCTTGTCTTAAAGAGGAAGAAAGGCATGGTGCGCTCCGTAGATGTGGCCCGGCACCTTGATGTATCGAAACCCAGCGTGTGTCATGCGGTAGCCACCTTGAAAGAGGGCGGGTTTCTCACCATGGACGAAGACTCTTTCCTGCACCTGACCGATGTGGGCCGAGAGGTTGCCGAAAGAACTTATGAGAAGCACTGCTTTTTCATCCGTCTGCTGGTGGATGCAGGTGTAGAGCCAAAGACTGCCGAGCAGGATGCCTGCCGCATGGAGCACGCAATCAGCGATGACAGTTTTCAAAAAATTAAATCAGGGCTAAAGGACAAGTAA
- a CDS encoding ABC transporter ATP-binding protein, with protein sequence MFALFSRILKLAGPYKGRIQGAFACAFVESILSKMPIFLAFVVLSGFAAGTLTGQTCLYVGLGLTAAVLVQMLVHYLSDSLQSAAGYLMFAEKRMELGGHLRKLPMGYFTSGNIGKISSVLSTDMVFIEEVAMSTLGNMMSYLLSSLVLLGFMFYLNWQLGLIAALVTILAWLVSRGMNKVSLREAAGRQEQSERLTDAVLSFVEGIGVIKSYNLLGEKSEELTGNFKRSRNTSLAFERKMTPWTMGLNVLYGIGIAAIFGLSVFLERSGVLSLAYVLGVLLFVFDLFGPLKALYGEASRLTVMNAALDRIEAVLDEPELPDTGKQHIPAQAQPGQPEVQFNDVAFAYQDKEVLHHISFSMFPNSMTALVGPSGGGKSTIANLLARLWDVKSGSVAIRGVDTRQVPLAELMDHISMVFQRVYLFQDTIYNNISMGKPNATEEEVYEAARKARCYDFIMALPDGFQTVVGEGGATLSGGEKQRISIARCILKDAPIVILDEATASVDTDNESYIQEAISELVKGKTLLVIAHRLNTIQNADQILVISDGHISQHGTHEELMEQPGIYQDFVRIRMNSAGWSLS encoded by the coding sequence ATGTTTGCACTGTTTTCAAGGATTTTGAAACTTGCTGGTCCATATAAAGGGCGTATTCAGGGCGCTTTTGCCTGCGCGTTTGTGGAGTCGATCCTGTCTAAAATGCCGATCTTCCTGGCCTTTGTGGTGTTGAGCGGCTTTGCCGCCGGAACATTGACCGGACAGACCTGCCTCTATGTGGGTCTTGGCCTCACGGCGGCCGTGCTGGTGCAGATGCTGGTCCACTACCTCAGCGACAGCCTCCAGAGCGCGGCGGGCTACCTGATGTTTGCCGAGAAGCGCATGGAGCTGGGCGGACACCTGCGGAAACTGCCTATGGGTTACTTCACCTCCGGCAATATCGGCAAAATCAGTTCTGTCCTCAGCACCGATATGGTGTTTATTGAAGAAGTCGCCATGAGCACGCTGGGCAACATGATGAGCTATCTGCTGTCCTCCCTGGTCCTGCTGGGGTTCATGTTCTATCTGAATTGGCAGCTGGGCCTGATCGCGGCCCTTGTGACCATCCTGGCGTGGCTGGTTTCCAGAGGGATGAACAAGGTTTCCCTGCGGGAAGCCGCTGGCCGCCAGGAACAGAGCGAACGGCTGACGGACGCGGTGCTGTCCTTTGTGGAGGGCATCGGGGTCATCAAGAGCTATAACCTGCTGGGTGAGAAATCGGAAGAACTGACCGGCAATTTCAAGCGGTCCAGAAATACATCCCTCGCCTTTGAACGGAAGATGACCCCGTGGACCATGGGGTTGAATGTCCTTTATGGAATCGGGATTGCCGCGATTTTTGGCCTGTCGGTCTTTCTGGAGCGGAGCGGTGTCCTTTCTCTGGCCTATGTGCTGGGCGTCCTCCTGTTCGTCTTTGACCTGTTCGGGCCGCTCAAGGCGCTTTATGGCGAGGCGTCCCGCCTGACTGTGATGAACGCCGCCCTGGACCGCATTGAGGCTGTATTGGATGAGCCGGAGCTCCCGGACACAGGGAAACAGCATATCCCGGCTCAAGCGCAGCCAGGCCAGCCGGAGGTGCAGTTCAATGATGTAGCCTTTGCCTACCAGGACAAAGAGGTGCTGCACCACATCAGCTTCTCGATGTTCCCCAATAGCATGACCGCTCTCGTGGGCCCCTCCGGCGGCGGGAAGTCCACCATCGCCAATCTGCTGGCCCGGCTGTGGGATGTGAAAAGCGGCAGTGTTGCCATCCGGGGCGTGGACACCCGACAAGTCCCCCTCGCGGAGCTGATGGATCACATCAGCATGGTATTCCAGCGCGTGTATCTCTTCCAGGACACGATCTATAACAACATCAGTATGGGCAAGCCAAACGCCACCGAGGAGGAGGTCTATGAGGCGGCGAGGAAAGCCCGCTGCTACGATTTCATCATGGCTCTGCCTGACGGATTTCAGACTGTGGTGGGAGAGGGCGGCGCAACCCTCTCCGGCGGTGAGAAACAGCGTATCTCCATCGCCCGCTGTATTCTGAAAGACGCTCCTATTGTAATTTTGGACGAGGCGACCGCCAGCGTGGACACTGACAATGAGAGCTATATTCAGGAGGCTATCTCCGAACTGGTAAAGGGTAAGACCCTGCTGGTCATTGCCCACCGTTTGAATACCATCCAGAACGCCGACCAGATTTTGGTCATCAGTGACGGACATATCTCGCAGCATGGCACCCATGAGGAATTGATGGAACAACCCGGTATTTATCAGGATTTCGTCCGTATCCGTATGAACTCTGCCGGTTGGAGCCTGTCTTGA
- a CDS encoding ABC transporter ATP-binding protein, whose product MFQKVFEYAGPHKKGLYAATAVVLVSVLMGVLPFVLAYQVIAPLVMGAELDASFLILRVALVLVCLVLQAVLYGWGLNLSHKAAYDTLLRLRTALQKRFEKLPLGVIQDKGTGTVKKLFVDDVDSLEVLLAHSMPEGIANLMVPIAVYVAMFFVDWKLALLSLASIPISLIAMMTMYSVGMKKMGPYYMAGQKMNNTIIEYINGMEVVKVFNKDADSYERFRKDVSDYRDYTLAWYKAAWPWMAIYSSLLPCTVILTLPLGAWFVFAGWSALPDLILVLCLSLSIGMPLLKSLGFLPTMPQLNYKISALEQVLDAPELQQTPDSFHGKDDTIVYDHVSFGYTKTQPGPDGKPMVVEDEVLHDISFTAKAGQKTALVGESGSGKSTLAKLLIHYYDAQKGSISIGGQKLCDMSLEALNSRISYVAQDQYLFNTSLLENIRMGRLNATDEEVLEAARKAQCMEFLEKLPQGIHSMAGDAGKMLSGGQRQRISLARAILKDAPIVVLDEATAYADPENEEKMEAAIAELVKDKTLVVIAHKLPAIMNADQICVVDHGKLVAAGKHQDLIQSCPEYQKLWKAAQDSAEWNIHTAKEGN is encoded by the coding sequence ATGTTTCAAAAGGTATTTGAATACGCGGGGCCGCATAAAAAGGGCCTCTATGCGGCCACAGCGGTGGTGCTGGTCAGCGTTTTGATGGGCGTCCTGCCCTTTGTGCTGGCCTACCAGGTAATTGCTCCGCTGGTGATGGGAGCGGAACTTGACGCTTCGTTTCTTATCCTGCGGGTGGCTTTGGTGCTGGTGTGCCTGGTCTTGCAGGCTGTTCTCTATGGCTGGGGGCTCAATCTTTCGCACAAGGCCGCCTATGACACGCTGCTCCGGCTGCGGACTGCCCTGCAAAAGCGGTTTGAGAAACTGCCTCTGGGCGTGATCCAGGACAAGGGCACCGGCACGGTCAAAAAGCTGTTTGTCGATGATGTGGACAGTCTGGAGGTCCTGTTGGCCCACTCCATGCCAGAGGGAATCGCAAACCTGATGGTCCCCATCGCGGTCTATGTGGCTATGTTTTTCGTGGACTGGAAGCTGGCGTTGCTGTCTCTGGCCTCCATCCCCATCAGCCTGATCGCCATGATGACCATGTACTCGGTGGGCATGAAGAAAATGGGCCCCTACTATATGGCCGGCCAGAAGATGAACAACACCATCATTGAGTACATCAACGGCATGGAGGTCGTCAAGGTATTCAACAAGGACGCGGACTCCTATGAGCGGTTTCGCAAGGATGTTTCGGATTACCGGGATTACACCTTGGCTTGGTACAAGGCGGCATGGCCCTGGATGGCAATTTACAGCAGCCTCCTTCCCTGCACTGTGATTTTGACTCTGCCGCTGGGGGCGTGGTTTGTCTTCGCCGGCTGGTCGGCTCTGCCAGACCTGATTTTGGTGCTGTGCCTCTCCCTGAGCATCGGGATGCCGCTCCTCAAATCCCTGGGCTTCCTGCCCACCATGCCCCAGCTCAACTACAAGATTTCTGCGCTGGAGCAGGTTTTGGATGCGCCGGAGCTTCAGCAGACGCCGGACAGCTTCCACGGCAAGGATGATACCATCGTTTATGACCATGTTTCCTTTGGCTACACCAAGACACAGCCCGGCCCGGACGGAAAGCCCATGGTGGTGGAGGATGAAGTGCTCCACGACATCAGCTTTACGGCCAAGGCCGGACAGAAAACGGCCCTGGTGGGAGAGTCCGGCTCGGGCAAGAGCACTCTGGCAAAGCTGTTGATCCACTACTATGACGCGCAGAAAGGCAGCATCTCCATTGGCGGACAGAAACTGTGTGACATGAGCCTGGAGGCGCTGAACAGCCGTATTTCCTATGTAGCGCAGGATCAATACCTGTTCAACACCTCTCTGCTGGAGAATATCCGCATGGGACGGTTGAACGCTACCGATGAGGAGGTCCTGGAGGCAGCGCGAAAAGCCCAGTGTATGGAGTTTCTGGAAAAGCTGCCCCAAGGTATCCACTCCATGGCGGGGGATGCGGGCAAGATGCTCTCCGGCGGTCAGCGCCAGCGTATTTCTCTGGCCCGTGCCATCCTGAAGGACGCCCCTATTGTGGTGCTTGATGAGGCCACCGCCTACGCTGACCCCGAGAACGAGGAGAAGATGGAGGCGGCGATTGCGGAACTGGTGAAGGACAAGACTCTGGTTGTTATCGCCCATAAGCTGCCTGCTATTATGAACGCCGACCAAATCTGCGTCGTAGACCACGGCAAACTGGTTGCGGCAGGAAAGCATCAGGACCTGATCCAGTCCTGCCCGGAATATCAAAAGCTGTGGAAGGCGGCCCAGGACAGCGCCGAATGGAACATACATACCGCAAAGGAGGGGAACTAA
- a CDS encoding ABC transporter ATP-binding protein → MISFQNFSFRYEESKDFTLRGIDMTVQTGEFILLTGRSGCGKTTLIRSLNGLIPHFYPGEIQGDLVMDGRSLLEMKPAQLAGQVGTVFQDPRSQFFMTDTTRELAFGCENMGLPREETIDRIAKAAKDLELADYLNRSIFALSSGEKQQIAVGSVYALSPKVYIFDEPSANLDYAATKRLAEIMGKLKRDGYTIFVVEHRFYYLRDLIDRVFLIQNGKIEQEFTREQFCSLPEGTRISYGLRTAYPERDAEHYQEKERRPMGKHLLSVQGLSFAYPKEQEVFRNVSFEAHAGDVIGILGHNGAGKTTLLSILTGLLKQRNGEITFDGRKLTPRQRRALSYLVMQDTDYQLFASSVEEELSLGIREDCKEKVDAALEALELSEYREQHPAALSGGQKQRVTIGAAIVKDSPVIYFDEPTSGLDYDSMVRVSRLIEQLSASGVIVFVVSHDFEFIVRTCTEVVQLDDQGAVQNHRLTPQMLKALSEQYFH, encoded by the coding sequence ATGATCTCGTTTCAGAATTTCAGCTTTCGCTATGAAGAGAGCAAGGACTTTACCCTCCGTGGCATTGATATGACGGTGCAGACCGGCGAATTTATCCTCCTGACCGGGCGAAGCGGCTGTGGCAAGACCACGCTGATCCGCTCACTCAACGGCCTGATCCCGCACTTTTATCCCGGTGAGATACAGGGCGACCTTGTGATGGATGGGCGCTCCCTGCTGGAAATGAAGCCCGCACAGCTGGCCGGGCAGGTGGGGACGGTATTTCAGGACCCGCGCTCCCAGTTCTTCATGACGGACACTACGCGGGAACTGGCCTTTGGCTGCGAAAATATGGGCCTCCCCCGTGAGGAAACCATTGACCGCATCGCAAAAGCCGCAAAGGATCTGGAACTGGCGGACTACCTAAACCGGAGTATCTTTGCCCTGTCCAGCGGAGAGAAGCAGCAGATCGCCGTGGGCTCGGTCTACGCGCTTTCACCGAAGGTCTATATCTTCGATGAGCCCTCCGCAAACCTGGATTATGCGGCCACCAAACGGCTTGCGGAGATTATGGGAAAATTGAAGCGGGACGGATACACCATCTTTGTGGTGGAGCATCGCTTTTACTATCTGCGTGATTTAATCGACCGGGTATTTCTCATACAAAACGGAAAAATCGAACAGGAATTTACAAGGGAGCAGTTTTGCTCCTTACCGGAGGGAACGCGCATATCCTATGGGCTGCGGACTGCATATCCGGAGCGGGATGCGGAGCATTATCAGGAAAAAGAACGCCGCCCAATGGGGAAACACCTGCTGAGTGTGCAGGGCCTTTCCTTTGCTTATCCGAAAGAGCAGGAGGTCTTTCGGAATGTCAGCTTTGAAGCCCACGCCGGGGATGTGATCGGCATCCTGGGCCACAACGGAGCGGGCAAGACCACCCTCTTGTCCATCCTGACCGGCCTCTTGAAGCAGCGGAACGGCGAGATCACCTTTGACGGCAGAAAGCTCACCCCACGCCAGCGCCGGGCGCTGTCCTATTTGGTCATGCAGGACACGGATTACCAGCTCTTTGCCAGCAGTGTGGAGGAAGAACTCTCTCTTGGGATTCGGGAGGACTGCAAAGAGAAGGTGGACGCCGCGCTGGAGGCGCTGGAGCTGTCCGAATACCGGGAACAGCACCCGGCGGCCCTCTCCGGCGGGCAGAAACAGCGGGTCACCATTGGCGCGGCCATCGTCAAGGACAGCCCAGTGATCTATTTTGACGAGCCCACCAGCGGCCTGGACTATGACTCCATGGTGCGGGTCAGCCGCCTGATTGAGCAGTTGTCCGCTTCCGGCGTGATCGTGTTTGTGGTCTCTCACGACTTTGAGTTTATCGTCCGGACCTGTACGGAGGTGGTCCAGCTGGACGACCAGGGGGCCGTTCAAAACCACCGGCTCACGCCGCAGATGTTGAAAGCTCTGTCGGAACAGTATTTTCATTGA
- a CDS encoding energy-coupling factor transporter transmembrane component T family protein — protein MEESQIKQIIEQQPLHGSALLDPRCKILLLVCIGFVSYFLAGEVVSLALMLVYGLFIAVGNGGKWALKMIVVYIIVAYLNALLRYVQVPVLSVIMSVFGVTLLKLIPIVMMGLWILRTTYMDDLMVALQRMRLPQAVTIPLVVMFRYIPTLRIEYRQIRSTMDIRGISDTLWKRVSHPLATIEYILIPLLMRCLKVTDELAASGTTRGLELECKRYALRPIRFSWPEVLVSLLGVVFLAALLFLDQTRIGEIILWRV, from the coding sequence ATGGAAGAATCACAAATCAAACAAATCATTGAACAGCAGCCCCTTCATGGATCGGCACTGTTAGATCCCCGCTGCAAGATTTTACTTCTGGTCTGTATCGGGTTTGTCAGTTACTTTTTGGCTGGGGAGGTGGTCAGCCTTGCGCTCATGCTGGTGTATGGCCTGTTTATTGCCGTGGGGAACGGCGGAAAGTGGGCCTTGAAGATGATTGTGGTCTACATCATCGTTGCCTATCTCAACGCCCTGCTCCGCTATGTGCAGGTGCCGGTACTGAGCGTGATTATGAGCGTGTTCGGCGTGACGCTTTTGAAGCTGATTCCCATTGTGATGATGGGCCTTTGGATTTTGCGGACCACCTATATGGACGACCTGATGGTGGCGCTCCAGCGGATGCGGCTTCCCCAGGCGGTGACGATCCCGCTGGTGGTCATGTTCCGCTATATCCCCACCCTGCGGATTGAATACAGGCAGATCCGCAGCACCATGGACATCCGGGGGATCAGCGACACCTTGTGGAAACGGGTATCTCATCCTCTTGCCACCATTGAGTATATTTTAATTCCCCTGCTGATGCGGTGCCTGAAGGTCACGGACGAGCTGGCGGCCTCCGGCACCACCCGGGGGCTGGAGCTGGAGTGCAAACGGTACGCCCTGCGCCCCATTCGCTTCTCCTGGCCGGAGGTCCTGGTGTCCCTGCTGGGCGTTGTCTTTCTGGCGGCGCTGCTGTTCCTGGACCAGACCCGAATCGGGGAAATCATCTTGTGGAGGGTGTGA
- a CDS encoding MptD family putative ECF transporter S component, with protein sequence MKQKLNAKDFILIGVLTALMWIICMIISTIMSVAGPVTNVFYPSVVAIPNGIVMMLLLAKVPKKGVFTICSAIQAILFLLVGAFWFIPIGLVIGGVICDFLVMGRKEITMKSMTVAYALFSAIFAFSAICPIKFLQSAFVGAMEKNNIAQEYIDGMLNITSVPMLVVIVAAGLVGGLIGAVIGQKALKKHFIKAGLVSVK encoded by the coding sequence ATGAAACAGAAGTTGAATGCGAAAGATTTTATCCTGATTGGCGTCCTGACCGCCCTCATGTGGATCATCTGCATGATTATCAGCACCATTATGAGTGTGGCCGGCCCAGTGACCAATGTGTTCTATCCATCCGTTGTCGCGATCCCCAATGGCATCGTGATGATGCTCTTACTGGCAAAGGTACCGAAAAAGGGCGTTTTCACCATCTGCTCCGCAATCCAGGCTATCCTGTTCCTGCTGGTGGGCGCTTTCTGGTTTATCCCCATCGGCTTGGTGATTGGCGGTGTGATCTGCGATTTCCTGGTCATGGGCCGGAAAGAAATCACCATGAAGTCCATGACCGTGGCCTACGCCCTGTTCAGCGCCATTTTCGCCTTCAGCGCCATCTGCCCCATCAAGTTCCTCCAGAGCGCCTTTGTGGGAGCCATGGAGAAGAACAATATTGCCCAGGAATACATAGACGGGATGCTGAATATCACCTCCGTCCCCATGCTGGTGGTCATCGTTGCGGCCGGCTTGGTAGGTGGACTGATTGGCGCCGTGATTGGGCAGAAGGCTTTGAAGAAGCACTTTATAAAGGCAGGGCTCGTTTCAGTCAAATAA